The sequence GTTGGAATCACAATCACTTCGTCACCCACCTTTTTTGTATATCCGCCATCACGTCCAACAATACCAAATATTTTCAATCTCCTTCGTTTAGCCTCATCTAGGGCCCGCACAATATTTGGACTTACATTTCTTTCAACATCACCCCCACCTACAGAAAATACCATTACTGCATCTTTTTCGTTTGCATGGCTCGTAATTAGCCATGCTTCGAATACAGTAGGCCATCCTTCATCATTTGTACGCGCGGTTAGTTCAGCTACATTGTCAACGGGCGTGTAAGCTTCTATGCCCGCCAATTTTCTGAAATCGTTTACGGCATGGCTGCAATTGGCAGCGCTACCACCAACACCGATAAGAAAAAGTCTGCCGCCTCGCTCTCTTAATTCAACCAAGGCAATTGCGATCCGGTCAACGCAAGAATAATCTATTGCTTCCGCGATATCTGCAGTTTGTTTGAGAAAGTCTTTTGAATATGACATTTTGTCTCCCTCTTGAGTAACATAAAGCTTAAGATGATTCATAAAGCCGTCGGTTCCGGTGACTAATATTTTTTGCGTTGTTATATCCGTGGTTGGCTTTCGTCCGTTGGTGTCTGGCCAGTTTTTTAAGGGTATGCCGGTCAACCGGCATTCGCAGCTATATGATACTATTAAGAAGTTAACGATTGGTGAAAAGTTTTGCCTCCGTAATCTATGGGGGGTCAGGTCTTGCAATTTAGCGTTCTTCAATACATCTAAAACCCCTCGGAGATCAATTGTCGCCGACTCTTTTGCATCCTTATCATCTCCTAAATGAACATGATTCGGAAAGGTTTTATAGCCCGCACTCTCAGGTAGCCGTCAGTCTCAACCTCTCTTTGCTTGACGACTTTAAATCGCGCCACCACGGAGGACACGGTAAGAAGAAGAATGCATTCCTCCAGATAATCATGAATGGTCATGCAGAAGGACTTTCAATTATGTTAAGCCGATCTACTGACCTTTCATACATTTGGTACATGGCAGACCACTCGAAGTAGTCCTCTTTATCTCCGAGTTCCCCTTTTTCAAACCGATCAAAAAAATCCTTAGAGGACATCTGATAGGCGCTTTCAAAACGGGAAAGTTCTTTTTTTAACATATTAACTTCTTCGGTGGTTTTTTCCTTTTCATATTCGATGATCTTTCCAATAGATCGAGACAGGTATTTGTTCTGCAAACCCTTTTCAAAGATCTTGCCGATATTTTGAATTATATCCTTTGTAGTTGATATTGCCTGCATATTATCTCCTTCCTAAACTTTCTTTAACCGGGAATTAGCACGGCCCCCCTTACCTTTAGGCCGGGGTTACCGGTTTGGTTTTCAGCAGGGCCAGGATGGTTTTCTTTAGTTCGCCCAGAGAGGCGGCGGGATCTATTGCGGCGAGCTTGGCGTTGGTCTTGTCAATCCATTCACGATGAGCATCGGGGGTGAGCGCAGTGCGCGCCTGGCGCTGGCCACCGGCTGCCTCTTTCGCCTGCTTTTCCTTGACCTTGTTCCAGGCCGTGACCATACTGCGGACCTGCTTCTTGCGGGCGATGGCGATCAGGGCTAAAAACAAGTGCTGAGTGCTGAGGACTGAGGGTTTCAATCTTGAGTTATATTTGACCCCACAAAGTCGACAACGGAGCCGCCCACAAGCGATCGCCCAGTGGCATGGTTTCTGTGCCGTCGTAAAGTAAAACACCCATCTTGAACTGATCGCCAGCCACGCCGGCCAGTTTTTTCAGGCCGTGCAGATCGCTGGCTTTGACTGTGGCAGCGGCTTTTATCTCGACGCCAATCAGTTGACCGGCAGCGTTTTCGATCACCACATCCACTTCAAACATGTCAACATCGCGATAGTAGAGCAGCCGATAGTCATCCTCAGCCGTGGTGATGTGTTTGAGCAGCTCACCATACGCGAAGGTCTCGAGCACATTGCCAAATCGGCTACGATCTTGCTGCACTTCGGCGGGACCAAGATCAAGCAAGGTGGCCAACAGACCGGCATCAACAAACTGCAGCTTGGGGGTTTTGACAACACGCTTAAGTCGGTTCCTGGCCCAAACCTCAACACGCTTGAGCAAGTACATCTGCTCGAACACCCCGACGTAGCGGGCTGCCGTCTTGCTGTCCAACCCCACTTGGCCACCCAGTTGGGTGTAATTGCACATTTGGCCCGATACCTGGGCCAGGCTACGCAAAAAACGGGGTAACTGGTCGAGCTTGGCGATGCTGGCCACGTCACGAACATCGCGCTGAATAATGGCATCCATATACTGACGTGCCCACACGGTACGCCTGCGCGCATCCGTGCGGGAAATCGCTTCAGGGTAGCCACCTCGCAAAACAGCTTCGACCAACGCCGCCCCCACTACTGACATGGCGACCTTGAGCAGCCTGCCGGAAAAAGCCGCATCAACCCAATTTGCAGTGTTCCCGTACAGCTCGCTTTGCGACAGTGGCAGCAAAGTGAGCGTCTCCATTCGACCGGCCAAAGAATCCGCTACGGCAGGCAGCGCCATCAAATTGGCCGACCCGGTCAGCAAGAACCTGCCAGGACGCCTATCCTCATCAATACTCTTCTTGATGGCCAGCAGCAGTTGGGGCGCACGCTGGATTTCATCAATGATAGCGCGATCCAGGCTTCGAACCATCCCGACCGGATCTGCCCTGGCGGATAATAGCGTCAACTCGTCATCCAGCGTGAGATAGCGCATCCCTTGCGTTGCCATCTGCCGCACCAAGGTTGTTTTGCCTGCCTGGCGCGGGCCTGCAACCAGAACAACGGGCGTGTCGGCCAGTGCTTCTGCGATGCGCGCTTCAATCAAGCGCGAGTATAAAAAGGGTGAGTTCATGAGGACATCATAGCGTGAAACATGGAATCTATCAACGTAAATTACGGAATATAAACCCGAATATTATGGAATATGTGAGACCTTTGAATTTCTACCTTTTTTGTCGCCCCGGCGAAAGCCGGGGTCCAGAAGGTATTGAAAAGACTGGATACCGGCCTTCGCCGGTATGACGATTTGGTAAATTTAAGGAGAAATTCAAGGCTCTCGCTGAGGACTGAGTGGAAGAAATTAGTTAATTATGTAGGGGACAGAAATGCAATGTTTAGGCTTTATATCACCAAAATCATGGTGTGCCCCATGGATTAACCAGTACTAATTCTGCAATTCCATTGAAATCCTTCATGTTACGAGTTGCCAGGCAAAGATGGTTGGACAGTGTGATAGCCGCAATCTGTGCATCCTCCGTGCTAATAGGCTGACCGGCACGTGTTCTTGCTGCCACCAATTCTGCATAAATTTCCGCAGACTGTTCATCAAATGGCAGGCAGCGCCCCGAAAATTCTTTCGAAAACATTTCAGCGGCGGCATCCGCCAAGCTGGTTTGACGTTTACCAGGCGGAAGTAGCGAAATACCTAACAGGATTTCAGCTTGTGTAACAGCAGAAGTGTAGTACCCAGCTTCATTGTTTAAAGCAAACCACGCTAATACCTGAACATCCGGTTGAGGGCGCATTAATTCGGACAAAACGTTTGTATCCAACAATATTGCTTGCTCCATCAGCGATCCAACTGGGGAGGCATGCGCGATAACTGGCGTGCAGGAATGGGCAATCCTTCCCCCTCTAAGTTTGCAAAACGCTGGTGAATACGTTGAGCGATATTCTCAGCTTGCCC is a genomic window of Deltaproteobacteria bacterium containing:
- a CDS encoding SIS domain-containing protein codes for the protein MSYSKDFLKQTADIAEAIDYSCVDRIAIALVELRERGGRLFLIGVGGSAANCSHAVNDFRKLAGIEAYTPVDNVAELTARTNDEGWPTVFEAWLITSHANEKDAVMVFSVGGGDVERNVSPNIVRALDEAKRRRLKIFGIVGRDGGYTKKVGDEVIVIPTVDPNKITPHTEAFQAVVWHCIVSHPILMMQVNKWEGLGKTGKQS
- a CDS encoding ATP-binding protein — its product is MNSPFLYSRLIEARIAEALADTPVVLVAGPRQAGKTTLVRQMATQGMRYLTLDDELTLLSARADPVGMVRSLDRAIIDEIQRAPQLLLAIKKSIDEDRRPGRFLLTGSANLMALPAVADSLAGRMETLTLLPLSQSELYGNTANWVDAAFSGRLLKVAMSVVGAALVEAVLRGGYPEAISRTDARRRTVWARQYMDAIIQRDVRDVASIAKLDQLPRFLRSLAQVSGQMCNYTQLGGQVGLDSKTAARYVGVFEQMYLLKRVEVWARNRLKRVVKTPKLQFVDAGLLATLLDLGPAEVQQDRSRFGNVLETFAYGELLKHITTAEDDYRLLYYRDVDMFEVDVVIENAAGQLIGVEIKAAATVKASDLHGLKKLAGVAGDQFKMGVLLYDGTETMPLGDRLWAAPLSTLWGQI
- a CDS encoding type II toxin-antitoxin system VapC family toxin, encoding MEQAILLDTNVLSELMRPQPDVQVLAWFALNNEAGYYTSAVTQAEILLGISLLPPGKRQTSLADAAAEMFSKEFSGRCLPFDEQSAEIYAELVAARTRAGQPISTEDAQIAAITLSNHLCLATRNMKDFNGIAELVLVNPWGTP
- a CDS encoding DUF2281 domain-containing protein, coding for MTIAERFYKVTKELPAPLLAELLDFAEFLRQRKSPGGQAENIAQRIHQRFANLEGEGLPIPARQLSRMPPQLDR